The genome window CGCGGACATCGTCATCTTCAAATGTCACTACCAGAAGTGGCGGCTCGATTGGAGCTTCCATTCCTACGGCTGGCCCACCCCGCGCAACATCATCGTCATCCCCCACGGCGCGCGCGCCGATCGCATGTGCCACCCGGGCGACATCCCGCGCCTGAAGCAGGAGCTCGGGCTCGACAAGTTCCCCTACCTCGGTAATCACCTGGTGGGACTGATGGGGTGGATCCAGAGCAACAAGCGCTGGGACATCCTGACCGCCATGTGGGAGGACATCGCCGGCGAGATCAAGCAGCGCACCGGCGAGGACTGGGACCTGCTCGCCGCCGGCGAGTGGCGCGACCCCAACCACCTGGCGGACTTCGAGAAGTACACCGCCGACCTCGACCTGCTCGAGGGTAAGGGCCTCGCGCATTTCTACGAGTTCGTGCCGCGGGGCAACCTCTACTACAAGGTCATGTCAGTGTGCGACTTCGTGGTGCTGCCGTCGGTGGATGAGACCCAATCGGGCACCCTTGCGCGCATCATCGCGCTCAACAAGCCCTACATCACCACCGCCCCCATGGAGGGGCTGACCGCGCAGACACTGGAGAGTGGGGGAGGGCTCCTGTTCACCAACAAGCGGATGCTCCGCGAACAGGTGCTGCGGCTGGCCGGCGACGAAGCCCTGCGCCACGAACTCGCCGCCAACTTGCGCCGCTATCTGCAGGAGCAGGTCTCCTGGGAGGTGGTCGCGCGGCAGTACGCTGAGGCCTACGAGCTCGCTACCGTGGCTTGCGAGCGCCAGCAGGCGGCGGTGCTCCCGCTCGAGTTCTGAAAAGACCGCGACTTCGCTGAAGTCGCGGTCCTCTCGTGCGCTCACCGAGCGCACAGCTATTCGCCTGCCCCCGCCCGGACTCTGGATACTCCGGGCTGCAGCCCGACCTTGATGATGCGGTTGAGGGGCGGATAGGTGTCCACGGAGATCAGGGTGCGCTCGGGCTGGCCGTCACCGCTCCAGCGCAGCCGGTAGACCGCCACCTCCTGCCCGGCCTGCCCGCGATTCGTCCGCAGCACCTCGCCCGGCGACAGGCGCTGCTCCCGGCGTGCAAGTGTCGCCGGGGGATGCACGGCCAGCTGGCGCCTTTCTACGCTGCACCGCTGCCCGCGAGCGGTCGACCGCAGCTCGACAATCAACCGCGGCCCATCTCGCCGCGCCCGCAGGCGCACCGGCGCGGGCAGCGGGTTCCTGAAGCGTAGGTCAATGCGCGGAAAGGCCACCGCGGCATCGAGCCCCGGCGCGGCATAGGTCACCGGCCAGAAGTGGCGGTGGCGCTCGACGATCTCCATGCCGCCCACCAGCGCGGCGCCGTACAGAGTCGTCGAGAGCTGGCAGACGCCGCCGCCGACATCCAGGATGATTTCCCCGTCATAGCTCACCGGTGCACGGCGGTAACCGCGATCGGCGCTCCAAGGGCCGACCCGCCGGTTGAAGGAGAAAACCGCGCCCGCGGGCACTACCGCTCCGTCCAGGACGCGAGCGGCGCGCAGCGCATTGTCCACCTGGCCCGCGCTGCGCCCCGCAAGGCTGGTGGCGTAGGCCGCGATCACCCGCTCCGCCTGCGCGGGCACGGATTGGCGCGCGCACAGGACGCCTGCCGCCGCTACCACTATGAGCAGCCCCGCCGCCAGCGCCGCGCCCCGGTATCGGCTCATCGGCGCACCTCCATCACCGCCTGGTCGCCGACGGCGTTGACCGATGGCTGGTACATGGCGAATCCGATCGCCGGCACCGCGTGGAAGCGTCCGGGCGTGCGCGCAGTCATCACGTATTCGATGACCTGCTTGCCCATCGGCAGCCAGTCGAGGTAGAAGGTGACGCGGTCATCGCGCACATCGTTGTCCACCCACCACGAGCGCCAGTCCATGAACCCGACATCGCCGCGGGCGCTCGGCTCCAGCCCGGCGGGGAAGGGGTCTTCGATGAGCACATACCGCAGCCGTTGGCTGGAGGTCAGGGTGAGTCGTACCAGCACGCGCTCGCCGTTGGCGAAAGCATCCCCCGGGCGCAAGGCGGGACCGTAGGCAAGCCCGCCCGCGGACTTCGCCCGGCCCAGCTTGAAGTATTCCCGGCCCACTCGGAAGATGGCGCCGGAGGCGGTCTCCTCGTCGGCCTTCATCGCGACCTGCTGCCGCAAGTTGGCGCGATAGTAAAGGCGCCCCGCCGTTCCCACGCGGACGAAGGTCACGGTGTTCACGCCCCGGCGCAGCGTTCCCGCCGGAACCTCGATCTCGATCTCCTGCCAGGTCTTGGGTTCGCCCGCGAAGCTGCGGCTCAGCACCGGCCGGCCGTTGACCTTGATCACTGCGGTGTAATCTGGGTTGGGCTCCTGCACCGTGCGCAGGTAGTCAACCAGGGCATACAGGGCGATCGCGGTATCACGGGTGGAGACCCAGCGTTCCCCCCGGCGGTTCTGCAGCAGCCAGCCCGCGATGGCGGCGGCCCGCGGGTCTTTGGCATCGGCGCGCAGCGTCGCCTTCAGCGCCCAGGCGGTCGCCTCGACGTTCGCGCCGCCGTCCCACCAGCGGCTGCGCTGGTCCTGCAAGCCGGTCCAGTAGGTCCACCGGCCCTCCTGTTTGGCGGTGCGCCACAGGTCCTGCATCACCCGATGGGCCGCGGTGGCGTTGCCCTGCTCGAAGAAGGCAAGCGCGCACAGGGCGCGCCCGCGCCCGGAGAGCTTGGAGCTGAACAGCGCTTGCATCGTCGTCGGGATCGCCAGTTGTGACTTGAGGCGCGACAGGATATAGGCAGCGAAGGCGAGGTCATCGGGGTACTCCCGGCGCTTCCCCCGCAGCGCGCTCTCGAGCTGGGAGAGTGGCGGCCCGATGTCCATTGTGCTATAGCCGACGCGCCGTGCCTCATCCAGCGCCATCAGCGCGTAGGCGGTCATCCAAATGTCGAGATCACCCCAGCGCCCCCAGCCCCAGCCGCCGCCTTCCTCCCGCTGAAGGTCCGACAAACTCACCAGCCCGGCCGCCAGCATCGGCGGGATGCCCTTGGCCAGCGCCGAGTCGCCCATCCCCCGCGCTTCAAGGAGTTGGAGCACGTAGAGGTCGGGCAGGAACGAGCTGACCGTCTGCTCGACACAGCCATAGGGATAATGGGCCAGGTAATCGAGGCTCGACAGCAAGCTGGCGGCGATGGAGGGGGAGACGGCGACGGTGAGCCCGGTGCGATCCGTAAACGCGTCGTCGCGCACAGGCACGGACAGGCTGACCGCGTCCTCGGTGCGGCCCGACCAGGCGTCGAACTGGGTGCGCGCCAGCGGGTTGAGCGGCAGCGGCAATTCGACGGCATCCTTCAACTCGCCGCTGACCGCCGACGCGCCGACAACGGCTTTGCCGACACCCGTCGCCGTCGCCCACCA of Armatimonadota bacterium contains these proteins:
- a CDS encoding glycosyltransferase yields the protein MRPGPIVMISSYAPRLCGIATFSEEAREFIQNQHPERDVLVISHTDGHGYGVFPLIDISRHDWWRPVVDKIGELDPAVVHIEHEYGLYEHCDARGHGDGNEGFLEMLDALDRWPVVVEPHTVHGRLRDAEADFIFQLTERADIVIFKCHYQKWRLDWSFHSYGWPTPRNIIVIPHGARADRMCHPGDIPRLKQELGLDKFPYLGNHLVGLMGWIQSNKRWDILTAMWEDIAGEIKQRTGEDWDLLAAGEWRDPNHLADFEKYTADLDLLEGKGLAHFYEFVPRGNLYYKVMSVCDFVVLPSVDETQSGTLARIIALNKPYITTAPMEGLTAQTLESGGGLLFTNKRMLREQVLRLAGDEALRHELAANLRRYLQEQVSWEVVARQYAEAYELATVACERQQAAVLPLEF
- a CDS encoding VanW family protein — encoded protein: MSRYRGAALAAGLLIVVAAAGVLCARQSVPAQAERVIAAYATSLAGRSAGQVDNALRAARVLDGAVVPAGAVFSFNRRVGPWSADRGYRRAPVSYDGEIILDVGGGVCQLSTTLYGAALVGGMEIVERHRHFWPVTYAAPGLDAAVAFPRIDLRFRNPLPAPVRLRARRDGPRLIVELRSTARGQRCSVERRQLAVHPPATLARREQRLSPGEVLRTNRGQAGQEVAVYRLRWSGDGQPERTLISVDTYPPLNRIIKVGLQPGVSRVRAGAGE